The window GGCTGACGAGGCGCGTCGGTGCGCCCCGGGGCGCGATGCGCCGAGCGGGGCGCGACGTGACGGCATGGGGGCAGGACCGGCGACCGTGCGTCGGCGTGAGGAGGTCGGGGACGCTGTCAGGGAGGTGGACGCCGTCAGCGGGACGCGGCCGGAGAGCCCGACGCCGTCAGCCGGACGCGGTCAGGGAGCGGGGAACGGTCGGCTGACCACGCTCCGGGAGAAGACGCCGTCAGCGGGACGCGGTCAGGGAGGCGAAGACCACGACGTTGTCCCGGTAGCCGGACTTCTTGTCGTAGACGCCCCCGCAGGTGATCACCCGTAGCTCGGGGCGGGCCGAGGGCCCGTAGACCTTCGCGTCGGGGAAGCTCTTCTTGCCGTAGGTCTCGACGGCGTAGACGGTGAACACCGCGGTGCTCAGGTCCTCCCGGACGATCTCCACGGTCGCCCCTGTGCGCATCAGCGCCAGGGTCTGGAAGACACCGGGACCGAGGCGGGTGTCCACGTGTCCGGCGGTGACGGCGGTACCCACGGCACCCGGAACCGTGCCCCCGGCGTACCACCCCGCGAGCACCGGATTGTTGTCGGGCGGGGGCTTCAGGGCGCCCGCGGCGTCCAGGCCCAGCTTCATCAGGGGCGCGTCCACCTTGAGGCTGGGAATGCGCAGGCGGGTGGGCGTCACGGGCGGAAGCGGCCGGACGGCGGGCCGCGCCGGGAGGGTGCTCCGGCCGGGCGCGGGACGCGGCGAGGCCGTGGGGGCTTCACCCGGGCGTGCGGGCGCCGGTCCGGTCGGTGGGAGGAAGCCCGCTGCCGGGAGCAGTGGCGCCGGCCGGGCCGGGGGCCGGGGGACGAGGGCCGGCGGCGCGGTGGGCCGGCGGACGAGGGCGGGGGTGCGGGGCTCGGGGTGTTCCGCCGCCGCGTACGGCAGCGCGGTGTACGGCGGCGCGGGCCAGACCGGCACCGAACGGGCCGGTCGGCCCGCCGGGTTCGGCATGGGGGCCGCGGGCGGTGCGGGGGCCGCGGGCGGTGCGGGGGCCGCGGCGGCGGCCGGGGGCTGGGGCGGCCTGTCGTCGCGCAGCCCGGTGATCACGAGCACGGTCCCCGCCACCAGTGCCCAGACGATGTGCTTCACGGCCGGGAAGGTCTGGGACGTCGGGCTGTTCGTGGGCACGGTCTCCATCGTGTGCCTCTGCTTCACGGGGTCGGTGGGGGGGGTCCGGGGCCCCGGGAGCGAGAAGTCCGGGGCCCGCGGACGGGAGCCGTGCGGTTCAGCCGCGTGCGGCGGCGGCGCGGCGGCGCATCCTGACCACTCCCCCGGCCGCCGCCCCGGCGAGCAGCAGGCTGCCCAGCGCGAGCTGGGTGCTCGTGTCCGTGGGGGTACCGAAGCCGGCGTCCACGCCGCCGCTCGGGGCACGGTCGGTGATGCGGTAGGTGTCCGTCATCTTGATCCGGGGAGGACACTTCACGGTGACGGTGTCCGTACCGGGCGCCGCGTCCTTCGGGATCTCGAACACACCGACGAGCACGCCCTTGCGGTCGCCCTCGAAGAGGTGGAAGGCGCCGCCCGCCTCCGACGTTCCCTTGCCGTAGGTCTCCTTGCCGCAGGCCCTGGTGCTGACAGTGACCTGTGCGCCGGGCGAGGCGTGCGCCGGGCTGATGCGGATGGTCTGTTCACCGGCCGGGTCGGCCGCCTCCGCCACGGGGGCCGCGAAGGCAAGGGAACCTACGGCCAGACAGATACCCGCACCGATGCGTGTGTTGCGCATGTGGATCCTCCAACGGGAGCAGGGTCCGGCCGGAGTGCGCGGCACCTCTGCTGTGCTCCACCTCCGAGGCAACCGACACCCCGTCACCCCCGCAACACGTGGTGCCACCACGCATGTCACCCGGCCGGGCCCGGAGTCGCACGTCGAGGCGCTCGTTTGCCCAGGTCATCCGATCCCGGACGGAAGCTGAGGAGGAATCATGCCCGCGACGGCGAACGGGCTAAGGGGTGGGCCCCGTCGGACGGGGGGTCAGCCGCCCGCCCCGGTGTACCGGTCCCGCAGCTCCCTCTTCAGGATCTTTCCGCTGGCGTTGCGCGGGAGTTCACCGACGAACAACACCCGCTTCGGGGCCTTGAAAGGTGCGAGCCGCTCGCGGGCGTGACCGATCAGCTCGGCCTCCGTCGCCTCGCCGCGGAGCACCACGAAGGCCGTGACCGCCTCGATCCAGCGCGGGTCCGGGAGCCCGACCACGGCCGTCTCCGCCACAGCCGGATGGGTGTAGAGGACATCCTCCACCTGGCGGGAGGCGACGAGCACCCCTCCCGAGTTGATGACGTCCTTCACCCGGTCGACGACCGTGAAGTAGCCGTCGGTGTCGCGCACCGCGAGGTCACCGGAGCGGAACCAGCCGTCGCGGAAGGCCTCGGCGCTCTCCTCCGGCTTGTCCCAGTAGCCCCGGCACAGCTGCGGGGAGCGGTAGACGACTTCACCCGCCTCCCCGTCGGGGACCTCCTTGCCCGCGTCGTCGACCACTCTCGCCTCGACGAAGAGCACGGGGCGCCCGCAGGAGTCCATCCGCCCCTCGTGCTCGTCGGGGCCCAGCACGGTGGCGAGGGGCCCGATCTCGCTCTGCCCGAAGCAGTTGTAGAAGGCCAGTCCCGGCAGCCGCTCGCGCAGACGCTCGAGCACCGGAACGG is drawn from Streptomyces sp. NBC_00178 and contains these coding sequences:
- a CDS encoding sortase, with protein sequence MRNTRIGAGICLAVGSLAFAAPVAEAADPAGEQTIRISPAHASPGAQVTVSTRACGKETYGKGTSEAGGAFHLFEGDRKGVLVGVFEIPKDAAPGTDTVTVKCPPRIKMTDTYRITDRAPSGGVDAGFGTPTDTSTQLALGSLLLAGAAAGGVVRMRRRAAAARG
- a CDS encoding class F sortase; the protein is METVPTNSPTSQTFPAVKHIVWALVAGTVLVITGLRDDRPPQPPAAAAAPAPPAAPAPPAAPMPNPAGRPARSVPVWPAPPYTALPYAAAEHPEPRTPALVRRPTAPPALVPRPPARPAPLLPAAGFLPPTGPAPARPGEAPTASPRPAPGRSTLPARPAVRPLPPVTPTRLRIPSLKVDAPLMKLGLDAAGALKPPPDNNPVLAGWYAGGTVPGAVGTAVTAGHVDTRLGPGVFQTLALMRTGATVEIVREDLSTAVFTVYAVETYGKKSFPDAKVYGPSARPELRVITCGGVYDKKSGYRDNVVVFASLTASR